A stretch of the Pogoniulus pusillus isolate bPogPus1 chromosome 14, bPogPus1.pri, whole genome shotgun sequence genome encodes the following:
- the LOC135181473 gene encoding GSK-3-binding protein-like, with protein sequence MPCRPGERFLLLERSVAVGQASSKEVDALVAKLGEVLQLSAQRAPPPPRGPKHLGPGSARDRAAPYSPRCSGGGLIAPRGLAPSQAHQQHADTPRPDRSGHHRVTKQLCGRGWLRSAARRRKQSGLGPGDGTAEEEDPHRLLQQLILSGNLIKEAVRRLQLAAAAAAAAASTVSSGSASAGSSGADGEAAEAAAVQPLQ encoded by the coding sequence ATGCCGTGCCGCCCGGGTGAGcgcttcctgctgctggagcgCTCGGTCGCCGTGGGACAGGCGAGCTCCAAGGAGGTGGACGCACTAGTGGCAAAGCTGGGcgaggtgctgcagctgagcgCCCAGCGGGCGCCGCCGCCTCCCCGCGGCCCCAAGCACCTGGGGCCTGGCAGCGCCCGCGACCGCGCCGCCCCCTACTCGCCGCGCTGCAGTGGCGGTGGCCTGATAGCGCCGCGGGGACTGGCTCCGTCGCAAGCCCACCAACAACACGCCGATACCCCGCGCCCGGACCGGAGCGGGCACCACCGGGTGACCAAGCAGCTGTGCGGCAGGGGCTGGCTGCGGAGCGCCGCTCGCCGGAGGAAGCAATCGGGACTAGGGCCGGGCGACGGGACGGCCGAGGAGGAGGACCCCCACCGGCTTTTGCAGCAGCTCATCCTCTCCGGCAACCTCATCAAAGAAGCCGTCCGGCGGCTGCAGctagcggcggcggcagcggcggcggcggcctcCACGGTCTCCAGCGGCAGCGCTTCGGCGGGGAGTAGCGGCGCGGACGGCGAGGCGGCCGAAGCGGCGGCTGTGCAGCCCCTGCAGTAG